A single genomic interval of Juglans regia cultivar Chandler chromosome 1, Walnut 2.0, whole genome shotgun sequence harbors:
- the LOC118348972 gene encoding uncharacterized protein At5g39570-like — MSNYARGGEDEVDDFDEYDPTPYGGGYDIVLTYGRPLPPSDETCYPLSSSTPSDDFDYDRPQYTSYAEPSAYRDEALDTEYSSYARPKPRPAPPPPGEGDFGGEYGARPDVGHGFPPPGVNRPGYGEPKYGSERPGSEYGSGYGRQSEHEQESGADYGSGYGRKSQYEQTESGYGSGYGRKSEYEQPPPSEYGRKSEYEQPPPSEYGSGYGRKSEYEQPPPSEYGSGYGRKSEYEQPPPSEYGSGYGRKSEYEQPPESEYGSGYGRKSEYEQPPAPEYGSGYGRKTDYETPESEYGSGYERKPEYEAPPSGYGSGYGRKPGYGEEQGSGGYGYGGRSERPENESTEHERPSYGDEPPRRQSYGRSEEESYERRDDDDGSGERRKYGYGEEGEEGYGRKKYGDDGSDDDEEKRQRHGHHHHRKSYDDE; from the coding sequence ATGTCGAATTACGCTCGTGGCGGCGAAGACGAGGTCGATGACTTCGACGAGTACGATCCAACGCCGTACGGAGGCGGTTACGACATCGTGCTCACCTACGGCCGGCCTCTCCCGCCGTCTGATGAGACCTGCTACCCTCTCTCGTCCTCCACGCCTTCCGATGACTTCGACTATGATCGCCCCCAGTACACCTCCTACGCCGAGCCTTCCGCCTATCGCGACGAGGCCCTCGATACTGAATACAGCAGCTACGCCCGTCCCAAGCCCCGACCCGCGCCCCCTCCACCCGGTGAGGGAGATTTCGGAGGTGAGTATGGGGCCAGGCCGGACGTTGGTCATGGGTTCCCTCCTCCTGGGGTTAACAGGCCCGGGTATGGTGAGCCCAAGTATGGATCGGAAAGGCCCGGATCTGAATACGGATCTGGGTATGGCCGCCAGAGTGAGCATGAGCAGGAATCCGGAGCGGACTACGGATCCGGATACGGACGGAAGAGCCAGTATGAACAGACTGAATCGGGATACGGATCTGGGTATGGGCGAAAAAGCGAGTATGAGCAGCCACCCCCATCGGAATACGGGCGGAAGAGTGAGTACGAGCAGCCACCCCCATCGGAATATGGATCTGGATATGGGCGGAAGAGCGAGTACGAGCAGCCACCCCCATCGGAATACGGATCTGGATATGGGCGGAAGAGCGAGTACGAGCAGCCACCCCCATCGGAATACGGATCTGGATATGGGCGGAAGAGCGAGTACGAGCAGCCACCCGAATCGGAATACGGGTCTGGGTACGGGAGGAAGAGCGAGTATGAGCAGCCACCCGCACCGGAATATGGATCCGGTTATGGCCGGAAGACCGATTATGAGACTCCCGAATCGGAATACGGATCTGGGTATGAGCGGAAGCCCGAGTATGAGGCCCCCCCATCAGGGTATGGATCCGGATACGGGCGGAAGCCGGGTTATGGGGAGGAACAGGGTAGCGGTGGTTACGGGTATGGAGGGAGGAGTGAGAGGCCTGAGAACGAGAGTACTGAGCATGAGAGGCCGAGTTATGGGGACGAGCCGCCTCGGAGGCAGAGTTATGGGCGGTCCGAGGAGGAGAGCTATGAGAGgcgtgatgatgatgatggtagTGGCGAGAGGCGCAAGTATGGATACGGTGAAGAGGGTGAAGAGGGCTATGGGCGCAAGAAATAC